The genomic segment CTAGCCTGAAGCTAATAATAgacttcgtcccaaatggcattctaatccctatatagtgcactacttttgaacagagggctctggtcaaaagtagtgcactatatatggaatagaaaCCATTTgggatgggccctggtcaaaattagtgcactatatagggaatagaatcCATTTGGGATGGTCCCCGGTCATAGACTGTTGTGGTCGTGTTATACATTCACTTTACCTTCTCTAAAGCCTGATAACTATAGAGCCTATACAATGACCTGAGGGTGGGTTGAGTGGTCACATTTCCGTGAATTGTATAGAAGCGTCCATTATAGTATTCTAGGAAGATGGTATATCAACTGTATGGAAAAATAAAACAGTGCTCCACATTTTATGTACTTGTGTTCTTTTGTAGATGTGTAAAGTAGAATTTTTAAGATTTAAGTTTGTGTACTTTACCAAACTAATCGTCTATAGTTGATTACATATTGTAAACATTAGAACAGATATTTTTTGATCTGGCCCTTTGTCAGGTGTGCTGTCTGACATTGCTGGGGCTACAAAAGTTTTGTAATTTTCCCAAAagtcccaggttttccagaaattacCGTTCAAGGATTTCCTCCTGATTTCAGGAATATTTCAACCAGGATtttggaaaaccagggaatttggaAAAGTTAGCAGATTTCTGCCACCCTACTCTAGTGTATGTGCTGTGAGGTGctcactactctacactacaggcTGTGAGGGGGGCGGAGGGTCTCACCATGGCGGCAGCTTGTGCGGCCACGGCTGTCTGGTTGGCCTGGTGCTGCGCAGCCTTGATCTTGGCCTGCAGGTGGGCCGGCGGGTGGAAGTACTTGCACTTCTCCCGGGAGCAGCGTGACTTGATGTAGTCCATGCACACGGTCACCGTGTTGTCGCTGGTGTCAATCATAGGGCTGTCGCTGGGGTGAGCGAAGCGGCAGTCCGTCTCGCCACGCGCGCAGTTGCCCCGCTGGAACTCCCGGCACACCTGGGAACGAGGGTGGGGTGCACacggacaaacagacacacacagacagacacacacaaatattGGCTTAATATATCATACAATATAATACACATACCAATAACATAACAACAACTTATCATTGGGTTTATAACTATGGACTGAATAATGAACAGATTGATGTGTTTATCTATTCAGAGCCTGGGCGTAGTCAATCACAGGGGGCTTCACTCACAGCCTGGGATGTAAAACAACACCGCACACTCACTAAGTGTGGGGAGAACACTCACGCACAtgtgcacgcaaacacacactcaaatccacacacacacacacgcaaagacacacaaagcagagagagaacacacacagcccctctacaaacACGCGCAGAAGGCGGTAAACAGTCTCACTTAGCGTGGGGAGTGTCCCCATTCCTCAGTGGAACGCGGCCTCTCATTAGCAACCACATGGCTCTGTTGCTAAGTGACGGTACTTTGAGATAAACACACAATACACCTACACTCCGAGGTCTGTCTGTGCTTGCCATCCTTCCAAGGCTATTCTTTGTTTTCATTACGACACAGTGGCCTGGGTGCTTTGTTGTTGTATAAACAAAACCCCCATTGAAATAACCTCATCTATCTTAAGTAGATTTAAACAACGGCGAGGTCTAGAATTCTTGGCCAGCGCTCAAGTTCTTAAAGTCATCTATTCTTtcaaagtcaaggtgtgtggAAAGGGAGTATGTAAAATATACATGTTATCTCTCTGATGGGTGAGGTTAGGACTAGGTAAAATAAGATCTGTGTTAAAAGGGGTAACTTCTACCTCAACCTAGGTGGGTAAGGACGATGTCGTGAGATAATTATGGAGAGGCTTTCCCAACACCTCGTAGGGCAAACTCTCTTGATTCCTTGTATCGTCACTGCCCAGAGGCCGGCTCTCCTAACTCCTGGTATTGTAATTGGTTAGTTGGTGATGTCTCCTAACTACTAATATACTAGGACTTCTGGTATTGTTGTTGGTTAGTGGTGGTGTACCTCCAGCTTGTCCGTGCGTAGCAGCTTCTGGTTGGAGGAGGAGCTCTGCATGGAGCAGGGAGGGCTGCCGGGAACGATGATACTCTGGGTGCTGGGCTGGAGCATCTCGGTGGGCATCATGCCCATGCTGTGGGTCATGTGGGTCAGGTAGGGAGCATAGCTCAGACCCGGGCTGGAGCCCAGGCCCTGGCTAATAGGAAACGACTGCTACCAAGGAATagggggtgaggtggggggaagaggggagacagagagggatagaaatgttaaagtggtgagagagagagagagagagagagagagaaataatcaAGTAGTCCATTACTCACCATGGTAGGCTGCATGGTCGTGCCAGGGAACATGAAAGGCATCTGTTGAGCCAACATGGCTGCTGCCGTCTTCTGTTGTATGAGGTTGTTGCGGCCGTTGATCTCGAGCTGAGTCTTGAGGTGGGCCGGGGGGTGGAGGTATTTGCAGTTCTCTCGCGTGCATCGGCCctgaaaaatacaataaaaaatacattaacaCAAGTTAAAGAAAGACCTTGTTAAAGACCTAGATTATGAATAAACCCTAAAGACAGGTCAGAGGTTAGGCATATGCAGACAGACTTCAATACATTGAATACTGAGGGGCAACATTGATATTCACAGCTGATGCTTTgcagcggctaatggggatcctaatatcaAAACATACGGGGAGTCGTGTGTATCGGCCTCAGCAACCCGGCGGGGCTGCGCGTAGCTAGCTCAGAGGTTTgagctcgctagctagctagctgcttcaATAAAGGATCTTTAAAACCTTACAATGTGTAGCTTTGGCTTCAACGTGTTTTAGCAAGATAATGACGCCAAAGACAGAACAAGGCACCAGATATTTTACTGGATGTAAAAATCTGAAGCATCCGGTATCTATCTTCTGCTGTTGAAATGCCTCACCTCCACACCACCAGGCAGTAAGGGGAGAGCAGTGACCTAATTAGCTGAGCGCCAGCTCCCCAGTCACAGGTTCATGCTGAAATAGGACAACCTCCCtaccagtccactgacaaaccaGCATACAGCCAGCCACTCTCCATGCACACACTGTCTAGCTAGCTCTGACCTAGAGCTGCGTTTACTACTGCAGTATGGCACGTGctccctcagatttgtcctgttttaATTGCTAAACTTCATTTAAGAACACATTGTTTCATAATTTTTTATACAAATTTCTATCAGCGGTATTTTGAGGAAGGTGTCCACTGACTGGACAAGGCAAAGAGAATtaggcataatgattatggctctagaatgcaggaaaaagctgtttcagaTGTTTGAAAAATTCTAAATTCTCAAACTTCCAGAAAGGAGTACCACCCCCCTCCATCCTCGCATACTTCGTGCCCCTTCTAAAATAATGGGAACACAATGCCTCTGCTTTTAGCCAAGGCAACATGTCAGAGAAGATGAAGTGGACCGTACTTTTGATGACCAAATATTTTTCTTCACATCACATGTCAACATCAATTCTATAAGGGTGGTTGTAAATCTGAACCACGCTTTACGGTTCCCCCGTTTCAACATCCAGCTTATTGTTCCGGTCACGAACGATAGCAGACCTTTAATCAAGGAGGGGTTATCGGACACCGGGGAGTTCGCAGAGCAAATAACGTGTAATCACGCTGGTCAGCCGGGTGTTGTCAGCCCGATACAAAATTAGAAACCTGATGGAAAGTGCCTGTTTTTTACCCCACTGTGATAAAAAAACACCAGTGGGAGCATCAAACAGAGAGCAGGCATTCACACGGATGTGATTTGGGATATGAAGTTGAGCTGAGCTGAGCCCAACAAAGCTATATGTGTGAAGCTATGCCTTATTTATGTAAGAAACTAGCTGTAGCTAGATATAATATGATTATAAGTACTAAACCCATCATACAATCATCTCTAAGACAAGTCTGGGGCAAAGTAGGCTACACTTAACAACAAACACCGATAGATAACTATCATCATGAGACTAATACGGAGTTATTTTTTGAGTCGGTGGATTAAAAACAATAGGCCTGATATAAAAGGAATGCAATCATGCACCATCCTTCAAAGAACTCCTATATTTCAGGATATGATCATCATTTTCCCTAGTGGAGGGGCACAGAGGTCTTGGTTTAGTGTGGGGGAAGTCAAGTCGCCAGTCagatggggtgccacagggctgCACTCTACGCCCCCTTCAGTTTCTACAGCTAGTTTGTGCCAGTGCTGCACTGTACTCCCGCTCAGTTTCTCCACTGGCGCATAATAGTGCTATTGATATCCCTCCTCCGCTTTACTCCATCCACAGCCAAAGAGTAATGTTATCGCTGCGCCTCGCAGCCAAGAGCCTGAGAGGTGTGAAAACCAATCAAAGCCTCTCTCACTGACGCCGCTCTGGGCAGACCGATTCCATGGCGACTGCTGGGAGGGGAAGAGTGATGGGGGATGCGGTGCTGCTGAGGCTGAGCTTTGGATGCCTTCCCTGTGACTGTGAGGATAGCCTGAAGGGCATTAGATTGTCAGGGGTCAAAGCACTATCGCATGAGTAGGGCCGTGACCACCTGGACCAAACCCCAGAACCTAGTTATAGCCTATTTTCTGTGGTCAGGAAAAACTGGGTTGCTTGGTTAGAAACAAGGCACATGACAACAATGCTTTCTTTGTGACATTTTGCTGCTCGTGTCGTGATTGATTCAGTGCATTTGGTGCCAGTTTTGAGCATCTTTACTCGCCATTTGAGGGAGGAGTTAAGCAGCCATAAAAAAACACTTTGGGAGAGCGTTTAATTTGACACATTAGGAACTTATCAAATGTAGGGGGTTATATTCATAAGTGTGGGGCACAGCGGTCCATATGCTCTCCTCCTACACCGCTTTACTTCTGCTTATTAGCATTGAAGGAGCGGTGTACATTTTAATAAGCGTTATTAAATGATAATCACAGGGTCCTTTTCAGTCAGGTACTAATTAACTTAGAGCCCACCGGCTCTGGAAGTCACAGCGATGCTGGCTAGAACACTTGTGCAGTAGGTACACGTGAGATGACGCAAGCAGGGTCGGTCTGTTCAGAGGGAGTCGCGCCACTGACTCTGCAGATAAGAGACGACTAGAGGAGCGTTTCTGGCTGGCTCCCCTCCCTGAGTAGAGCTGCCGGAGAGTGCCCCGGAGCATTCCTCATGTAACAATGACAGTGCTAAAAAGCTGCCTGTCTCAGATGATGAAACACTGAGCGAGAGCGTCATTAGAGCTCGAGTCAGATGTTATCTTGCCCAGggggggggaatagagagaggcCCAGTTGTCTTAACCACCCACCGCCCACATTCACGGAGCAAGAATCTATTCATCCTCACCATCACCTCGGAGCACGCATTTATGAAAAGGGGCTTTTCAAACCTGAGGCACATGATTACCCCGTTAAATAAGCCCATTTCAGCCGCTACATCGTTCCGATGAAATGACACAGTGGAACCCTTCTGCTAGCTGGCTCTGTTTCAAAATGTCAGCACAAAGTCAAGGATCTATGCATCTAGCTAACTGGTGATACTAGGCCTAATAATATAACAGGGTTAAGAAGATAATTATCTCTTAGGGGTTTGAAAAGCGATGACAATGAGGCAGGGAGTATAATACTACTAAATGCtatatttgggtgaggtttttgtctcgcctgagtagcctcgtttcactgccaaaaataaaattaaaccttctagtgttcagcgaaataacaacacaatgtcaaatacagatagcctagtcaaataatggacatccaatcacattaaccgttactctctcgcgggaattccactaacggtctgtatgtagccaaacgtaactgcagctcattccgtttgctcgaaaattgataaatggttaaaaaaagtaaggcccgcatccatagagacacataccagctctactggaagtactgctactaccagcagtactataACCTGCACCTGTCGATGACACAagctgttctgcttccacgagcacgtCCAATattagcatcagtaattctacatttgttgttagcccagctagcatggacactgacagttgtgaatctgatgcagctgaagagctactgcccccttacccgggaaagcacctaacagcagacagggacgttggaccatcgaagaggagcaaatatgatgagaactacattgatttggggttcacttatattgggcgtgtgttatatgtgcaaaagtactcttacacaactcgatgaaacaacatttgagagtgcgctgaccctggtgctagaggaggTTGAatgtgaaggggtacgggactataaaaggtttgggaaccactgttctagGGAGACTAAACCATCCTTTTTCTACCCAGTTAGAGGTCGCCCTTCCCTACCCAACAAAGTTTCTATGAACAGTCCATGTACattatcagtggttcccaaactttttatagtccggTACCcccaaacattcaacctccagctgcgtactctCTCTAGCACCAGGGCCAGCGCACTctcaaaatgttgttttttaccaTCAttataagcctgccacacacacactatacaataaatGTACTAAACACAAGAATGAGAGTGAGTTgtcgtcacaacccggctcgtgggaagtaacAAAAAGCTCTTATAGgatcagggcacaaataataataaatcattttgctctctatttaaccatcttacatctaaaaccttatttgttaatcgaaaattgtgaataactcacccccaggttaatgagaagggtatgcttgaaaggatgctTATAACTCTGCAACGTCGGATTGTAtaggagagagtctcagtcttaaatcatttccccACACTGTGGCTGTATTTAGTTGTTTTCATGCTCGTGAGGGCctagaatccactctcacataggtacgtggttgcaaagggcatcagtgtcttaacagcgtgatttgccaaggcaggatactctgagcgcagcctaatccagaaatctggcagtggcttctgattaaataaaattttcacagaaccgcttgttgcaatttcgatgaggatctcttgttcagatatcggtaagtggactggaagcagggcatgaaagggataaggaATCTAGTTGTTTGCATCAaacgtttcaggaaagtacctgcggaattgcgcacccaactcactcaggaaCTTCGCTATatgacatttgacattgtccgtaagcttaaattcatttgcacacaaacaaatcatacaatgatggaaagacctgtgtgttgtccttgttagcGCAGACAGAGAAgaactccaacttcttaatcatagcctcaattttggcccgcacattgaatatagttgtggagagtccctgtaatcctagatgcagatcattcaggtgagaaaaaacatcacccagataggccagtcgtctgagaaactcatcatgcaagcagtcagacaagtgaaaattatggtcagtaaagaaaactttaagctcgtctctcaatttaaaaaaacgtgtcaatactttgcccattgataaccagcgcacttctgtatgctgtaaaagtgttacatggttgCTGACCATATCATTGcaaagtgcagaaaatacacgagagttcaggggccttgctttaacaaagttaaccattttcactgtagtgttcaaaacatctttcaagctgtcaaggCATTCCCTTGACagtaagagcctctcggtggatgctgcagtgtacccaagtggcgtcgggagaaactgcttgcacgcgcgtttcCACTcctctatgtctccctgtcatggcttttgcaccatcagtgtACAGATGCCAACagatcttgaccaccaaagtccatttgatgtcacaaagctgtccagtactttaaaaatatcctctcctgttgtcctggtttccagaagtcttccttaattgaccccccccataaatgtaacggacatataccaggagctgtgccaggcctgccacgtctgttgactcgtccagctgtaacgcataaaATTccctggcttgtatgcgaagcagtaattgtttcaaaacatctcctgccatgtcactgatgcgtcgtgaaacagtgttgtttgatgaaggcattgtctgtatagttttttgggccttttcccccagcattgtcccagtcgtatccacggcagcaggaagaatgaagtcctccacaatagtatgcggcttgcctgtcctagccactcggtagctcaccatataaggcgcttctagccccttcttattaatggtatctgttgcttttatacatgtgttactactcgaaagtcgtcttaattctcgctccaaAAACCCCCGTGGCTTACTTTTCAAATCGGCATGttctgtttctaaatgtctgcgcaagagtgaacgtttcattgagttgtgagatagtacttttgcacatataacacagtgTGGCTGAGGAagactactcccaatataagtgaaccacAAATCATcctatttgcgcctcttcgatggtccaacgtccctgtctgttgttcggtgctttcctgggtaagggggcagtagctcttcggttgcatcagattcacaactgtcagtgtccatgctagctgggctaacaacaaatgtagaattactgatgctagcagaAGGAATTCCTGCAAGACTGTAACGGTTAACGCgattggatgttcattatttgactaggctatctgtatttgacattgtgttgttatttcgctgaacactagatggtttaattttatttttggcagtgaaacgaggctactcaggcgagaaaaaaactcACTCAAATGTATACCCAGATTAATCCCAGGGGGACAGAGATGAACGCCTGTTATTCATGAAGAGATTAGGATTATGCTCACTTAACCCATTTAGGCGTGTCCCCTTGGAGGCTAACTAATTACACATAATAATTGCCTATGCATACTACCttacatcccactgctggcttgcttctgaagctaagcagggtttgtcctggtcggtccctagatgggagaccagatgctgctggaagtggtgttggagggccagtaggaggccctCTTTCCTCAAGTCCAAAAAAGTATCCTAATGccacagggcagtgattggggatgctgccctgtgtagggtgctgtctttcggatgggacattaaacgggtgtcctgactctctgtggtcactaaagatcccatggcacttatcataagagtaggggtgttaaccccggtgtcctggataaattcccaatctgtccctcatatcatccccagcttacaattggctcattcatccccctcctctcccctgtaactactccccaggtcattgctgtaaatgagaatgtgttcccagtcaacttacctggtaaaataatggtaaaataaaaaaaaagtgaatCCAAAGTCTTTAACACTGAGAAATTGGGGTTTTGCATGTTGTGATTGAATCATGGCACTTTTCCCTTGTCGTCATATTGGGGTAGTCAAATGGAGCCAAAGTTGTTTCCCCCAAGAATCTCAATAATAAACTAGCGTAGTTAGTCTCTTCCCACAGCTGCTGTGAGTTTGGGGCAAGCAAGACTAGTACTATACTGCTGTTGCTTTAGCATTGTGCTACATTACCAGAAACAGAATGACACTGCTGTCCTCGACGAGGCCTTGGTGAGGAAGGAAAAACATGTACCTTTAAGGCAACACTGTGGCTGCCTGCTGCTGTATTGGCATGCCCTCCCCCCCCAGCCCTCATCCCTGCCTAGAAAAAAAAAACTCAGACCCTCCCACCTTCTCAATCAGCTGTGCCCTGAATCGAGACAGAGATGACTGCGTGTCTGTGGGTGGCACAGCACAGAGGGCCACTTTACCAGGGGCAGCAGAATGGCGCTTCAGTTGAGGCCTCCGCTAACTACTGGCCATTTGCATTTTCCTTTCAATGGGGCTCTATTCTGCCTCGCCCGAGACAGAGGTTCATCGTCTCTCCAGCCGACAGAGgtgcaaaaaaagaaaagaaagtaAAGCTAGACCCTAATTCAGGGAAGGCTGGGTGTCCTTCCTTGTGTCACTATATATGTTTTATTACATTTTGCATCTTatatttaactctgcattgttgggaaatgacctataagtaagcatttcacttttagtctacacttgttgtcttagaggcatgtgacaaattaaatgaAATGACATTACATCTATATGGCTTCGGGGGAGAGAGATGATATTAGTGAATGAGAGGGGGCTTTAGTTATGGAGGGAAGTGatggggttctctctctctctgtgtgactagGGTCAGACACAAGCTACTCATTCAGCCTCAGGAGAAAGGTGCAGGGTTCACATAGCTGAAACCCACATTATGACATTATCACCATCCTGACAGCCAGGATCGATGGCCATTGGGAGAAGAGTGACAGACGAGAAGGCCATTAAGACCTAATGCCATTTCAATCAAGAAGAgttagagaaaaaaaaaaatgaagcaCTGGTGAGACATAGTGGAACACCACGGGCTCTCTCGCTGTATGTTAGTTCATGCGCTAAACATTATTTATTCATGCCTTTGCGTTTCCAGAAACATCCACAACACCTGAGATGACTGCACCTTCGGAGAAGCTCTGACAACACAAAGTCCTTTCTCTTTATCCTTTAGTTCTTCTCCCCGGCGACAAGGGGAGGGCTTTGATCGCTGTGAGAACTGACACTAATTTCTATGACAAGAAGCCAGGAATATCTGTAATCCCCTTACACCATATCAGAGGGGCTCGTGTCTCCACTGCCCTGACCGGATGGCCTCGTCTCTTCctttcagtctgtctctctctgcgccTCTCCATCTGTCCGTCTTCCTCTCCCTAggtctcgctctccatctctcgttctctctctgggCATTAATGGCTGCTGGCATGTCAACCTTATTCCCAGTCAAGTGTGACATTTTAGCGAAACCTTCTGCAATGAGAGAGAACCCAACAGGACGGGCACTTACAGAACACGTTAAGGCCCAGAAAAAGCAGGTCCCGACACCGCTCTGGAAGAAAGCGGAATGGTTCTCGTTGCTGGATGCACACAGACAGGAGGTCCCTTCATCCTCCTTAGGGGTAGTAGTGTCCCCTTTCTGGTGCCCTATTCCACTTAGGCCCACTGTAACAGGTTCACCTTAGCCATGAATACTACTCAAGGTGCCATGACATCCGTAAGCAGTGCTGGCCACCCTAGCTCAAGTTGAGGCATTCAACTCCATGCACACAGGTCTTCTAAAAGGAAATAAGCACTAACTGAAATGCTGTACTTCCATACTGAAATGATATCCTATGGCTTTTAATCTTGACATTTGAGAAGATGAACTATACCCATTAGCGTTTCCTTTAACTTAAGGGTTTCTTACACTATAGAAATAGTCAAAAGTACAATCGAAGAAAGAACGGTAGATATATCTGTAACAAACCTTGCCCATTTTGTGTCGGCCTACATGTCTGGCGAGTctcatcataaggctattatgcGTCAACACAAATGAGAGTCACCATTAACAAAAATAAATTAGGGAACAAAGGACTTTGTTTTTGCTTTTTGTCTCACACACGTCTCCCGAAGCATTTACCCGCTGCCTACTAGATTCCAGTGTTGGCTCGACGGTAATTACATATGCCTTTGTTTCAACACCCGTAATCCTAGAGATGGGTAAGCGGTGCTACCGCTGACACGCCTGAGATTACCACAGGAGTGTGGCAAAGAGCCTCCTAAGCCTCCTGGCTTTCCACTGCAGAGGAGAGAAGAGcgagaaagaaggagggagagtgagtgagaaagatAGGTGGTGATAATTCCCCCCCTCCTGTTTTCtcagacgcagacacacacacactgtcatctgTGTAGGGACGCTCCTCAGCAGGGGTCCCTCTACCACAGgcccacacacaaaaacacacatacactcccaAAAACACATCTCCATCTGGGGAGAGGGCGTTGTAGAAAAATGTGGCAGGCAGTACTGTGTGTGCATCAGAAATAGAACACTAACTCATTCTAATTCTTTGACTGTAACATCAATGAGAGTGTATTCAGAGTGAGGTGCTGCCTGGAACATTGAGCACGCACACAGTTTCTGTGAAAGACGAGGAAAGAAAACAGCTTGAAAAAAGCAGGGTGGCTCTTAATACAATGATGAACCTTGCGATACAGCAGAAATATACACACTTCATCTTTCTGACTAAAAGCAAGTCTAACTTATGCGCTTGTTGACAGAGGACTGTCTGACATTATATTGTTGTGGACCAGTTATGAGGGAGCGTCCAGACCTAAGAGCGAGGGAAAGTTCTTTGTGTGCATGTATATTACagagttctgtgtgtgttctgcttGCCTGTCAACATAGAGAGAGataggatttgtgtgtgtgtgtgtgtgtgtgtgtgtgtctgtctgtcttcactgcTCTTACTGCAGGTGCCTCCCAGGTCTATGCTGTAGCCCAGTAGGCTGGGCTGGTAATCCAGTGAGCCGTGCCTGCTCCAGTTAATCTGATCATCTGTGACCTGCTGAGACATGAAACCCACCCTGTTGAGCTGCACTAATCCgacgacacacatacacacaggcgtGCATACACGTACCATCCCAATCTCTGTGTTGACAGGCCGAGGTACAGGACAGAGGCAATATTCCTTACAACTAAGCCTAACTGTCATGAGCACTCAGTCCATTTCAGACACTTGCATACCAGTTGTAGATTGGCCTATTCGTCACTGACACCTTCTAGGAGGAAAAGGATTGTAGAATAAGTACTGGCCAACGTCAAACTGCAATTAGAGAAAAAAATTGCAGCCGGAAAGTAATTAGatcccttgatttattccacattttcttaagttacagccttattctaaaatcgatctacacgtttttagacatttttgcaaatgtataaaaaaactaaatctacataagtattcagaccctttactcagtactttgttgaagcacctttagcagcgattacaagCCTCGACtctccttgggtatgacgctacaagcttggcacacctgtatttggggagtttctcccattcttctctgcagttcctctcaagctctgccaggtcagatggggagtgtcgctgcacagctattttcaggtctctacagagatgttcgatcgggttcaagtccgggca from the Salmo salar chromosome ssa17, Ssal_v3.1, whole genome shotgun sequence genome contains:
- the LOC106575106 gene encoding muscleblind-like protein 2a isoform X1 produces the protein MALNIASMRDTKWLTLEVCRQFQRGTCSRSDEECKFAHPPKSCQVENGRVIACFDSLKGRCTRENCKYLHPPAHLKTQLEINGRNNLIQQKTAAAMLAQQMPFMFPGTTMQPTMQSFPISQGLGSSPGLSYAPYLTHMTHSMGMMPTEMLQPSTQSIIVPGSPPCSMQSSSSNQKLLRTDKLEVCREFQRGNCARGETDCRFAHPSDSPMIDTSDNTVTVCMDYIKSRCSREKCKYFHPPAHLQAKIKAAQHQANQTAVAAQAAAMTQSTAKAMKRPLEATVELAFPHGCLQPLPKRPALEKSNGASSLFHPSMLHYQQALANAQLQQQTAFCGFPTGSVLCMTPASSLVPMMYSATPATISATTTPATSVPYAAAAPANQIILK
- the LOC106575106 gene encoding muscleblind-like protein 2a isoform X6; the encoded protein is MALNIASMRDTKWLTLEVCRQFQRGTCSRSDEECKFAHPPKSCQVENGRVIACFDSLKGRCTRENCKYLHPPAHLKTQLEINGRNNLIQQKTAAAMLAQQMPFMFPGTTMQPTMQSFPISQGLGSSPGLSYAPYLTHMTHSMGMMPTEMLQPSTQSIIVPGSPPCSMQSSSSNQKLLRTDKLEVCREFQRGNCARGETDCRFAHPSDSPMIDTSDNTVTVCMDYIKSRCSREKCKYFHPPAHLQAKIKAAQHQANQTAVAAQAAAMAFPHGCLQPLPKRPALEKSNGASSLFHPSMLHYQQALANAQLQQQTAFCGFPTGSVLCMTPASSLVPMMYSATPATISATTTPATSVPYAAAAPANQIILK
- the LOC106575106 gene encoding muscleblind-like protein 2a isoform X3, producing the protein MALNIASMRDTKWLTLEVCRQFQRGTCSRSDEECKFAHPPKSCQVENGRVIACFDSLKGRCTRENCKYLHPPAHLKTQLEINGRNNLIQQKTAAAMLAQQMPFMFPGTTMQPTMQSFPISQGLGSSPGLSYAPYLTHMTHSMGMMPTEMLQPSTQSIIVPGSPPCSMQSSSSNQKLLRTDKLEVCREFQRGNCARGETDCRFAHPSDSPMIDTSDNTVTVCMDYIKSRCSREKCKYFHPPAHLQAKIKAAQHQANQTAVAAQAAAMTQSTAKAMKRPLEATVELAFPHGCLQPLPKRPALEKSNGASSLFHPSMLHYQQALANAQLQQQTAFCGFPTDYPEVTVRKEMECQEAALQSPKQPFCTYYLPLPLQQPAC
- the LOC106575106 gene encoding muscleblind-like protein 2a isoform X10, producing MALNIASMRDTKWLTLEVCRQFQRGTCSRSDEECKFAHPPKSCQVENGRVIACFDSLKGRCTRENCKYLHPPAHLKTQLEINGRNNLIQQKTAAAMLAQQMPFMFPGTTMQPTMSFPISQGLGSSPGLSYAPYLTHMTHSMGMMPTEMLQPSTQSIIVPGSPPCSMQSSSSNQKLLRTDKLEVCREFQRGNCARGETDCRFAHPSDSPMIDTSDNTVTVCMDYIKSRCSREKCKYFHPPAHLQAKIKAAQHQANQTAVAAQAAAMAFPHGCLQPLPKRPALEKSNGASSLFHPSMLHYQQALANAQLQQQTAFCGFPTVPMMYSATPATISATTTPATSVPYAAAAPANQIILK
- the LOC106575106 gene encoding muscleblind-like protein 2a isoform X9 — translated: MALNIASMRDTKWLTLEVCRQFQRGTCSRSDEECKFAHPPKSCQVENGRVIACFDSLKGRCTRENCKYLHPPAHLKTQLEINGRNNLIQQKTAAAMLAQQMPFMFPGTTMQPTMQSFPISQGLGSSPGLSYAPYLTHMTHSMGMMPTEMLQPSTQSIIVPGSPPCSMQSSSSNQKLLRTDKLEVCREFQRGNCARGETDCRFAHPSDSPMIDTSDNTVTVCMDYIKSRCSREKCKYFHPPAHLQAKIKAAQHQANQTAVAAQAAAMAFPHGCLQPLPKRPALEKSNGASSLFHPSMLHYQQALANAQLQQQTAFCGFPTVPMMYSATPATISATTTPATSVPYAAAAPANQIILK
- the LOC106575106 gene encoding muscleblind-like protein 2a isoform X4, with protein sequence MALNIASMRDTKWLTLEVCRQFQRGTCSRSDEECKFAHPPKSCQVENGRVIACFDSLKGRCTRENCKYLHPPAHLKTQLEINGRNNLIQQKTAAAMLAQQMPFMFPGTTMQPTMQSFPISQGLGSSPGLSYAPYLTHMTHSMGMMPTEMLQPSTQSIIVPGSPPCSMQSSSSNQKLLRTDKLEVCREFQRGNCARGETDCRFAHPSDSPMIDTSDNTVTVCMDYIKSRCSREKCKYFHPPAHLQAKIKAAQHQANQTAVAAQAAAMTQSTAKAMKRPLEATVELAFPHGCLQPLPKRPALEKSNGASSLFHPSMLHYQQALANAQLQQQTAFCGFPTVPMMYSATPATISATTTPATSVPYAAAAPANQIILK